From a region of the Drosophila virilis strain 15010-1051.87 chromosome 3, Dvir_AGI_RSII-ME, whole genome shotgun sequence genome:
- the kni gene encoding zygotic gap protein knirps isoform X1 → MVFNLMNQTCKVCGEPAAGFHFGAFTCEGCKSFFGRSYNNISTISECKNDGKCIIDKKNRTTCKACRLRKCYNVGMSKGGSRYGRRSNWFKIHCLLQEHEQAAAAAAGKGPGHATGSPMSSPGFGDLAAHLQQQQQQHQQQQQQQHQHQQQQQRHPHLPPLLGYTGYHLPEHFGARHPADAAAAAAALPFFSMMATPQSAFQLPPHLLFPGYHASAAAAAAADAAYRQEMYKHRQSVDSAASAESHSRYTPPTVATVPQQSQPQPAASPIDVCLGADDDVQSQHSHSHSHSQSQSPHTIHTPVAIRATPPQQLLPGLTTASHSSSASPTPSKSQSSSPLSFTAKMQSLSPVSVCSIGGETAAANAAASAAAAAQDGPMDLSMKTSRSSVHSFNDSDVCSLQDEHELAPRRKYYQLEAECTTITNTTNSCSSSTSTSSSNSSTSSTEAAVAVKRQKLNPIGGESPPFGGFAVTHNASSAMRSIFVCV, encoded by the exons ATGGTGTTCAACTTG ATGAATCAGACGTGCAAAGTGTGCGGTGAGCCAGCGGCGGGCTTTCATTTCGGCGCCTTCACATGCGAGGGTTGCAAG TCCTTCTTTGGACGTTCGTACAACAACATAAGCACCATTAGCGAGTGCAAGAACGATGGCAAATGCATCATTGATAAGAAGAACCGGACCACGTGCAAGGCCTGCCGTTTGCGCAAGTGCTACAATGTGGGCATGTCCAAGGGCGGCTCGCGCTATGGACGTCGCTCCAACTGGTTCAAAATACACTGTCTGCTGCAGGAGCACGAACAAGCAGCCGCTGCGGCAGCTGGCAAGGGGCCGGGTCATGCCACTGGCTCGCCCATGAGCTCACCCGGATTTGGTGACTTGGCCGCGCatctgcagcaacagcagcagcagcatcaacagcagcaacagcaacagcatcagcatcaacagcaacaacagcgtcaTCCACATCTGCCGCCGCTGCTTGGCTATACCGGCTATCATTTGCCGGAACACTTTGGTGCACGTCATCCGGCTgatgcagccgctgccgccgccgcattGCCCTTCTTCAGCATGATGGCCACACCACAATCGGCATTCCAGCTGCCGCCGCACTTGCTATTCCCGGGCTATCATGCCAGCGCTGCTGCGGCGGCCGCTGCGGATGCTGCCTATCGCCAGGAGATGTACAAGCATCGCCAGAGCGTGGACTCTGCTGCCTCGGCCGAGTCGCACAGCCGCTACACGCCGCCAACTGTGGCAACAGTGCCTCAGCagtcacagccacagccagcgGCATCGCCCATTGACGTCTGCCTGGGCGCTGACGATGATGTGCAGTCACAGCATagccacagtcacagtcacagtcagagtcagagtccACACACCATACACACGCCAGTTGCCATACGCGCCACGCCgccgcaacagctgctgcctggTTTGACGACCGCCTCGCACTCCAGCTCCGCCTCGCCCACACCCAGCAAATCGCAGAGCAGCAGCCCATTGAGCTTTACGGCTAAAATGCAATCACTTTCACCTGTCTCCGTGTGCTCCATTGGCggagaaacagcagcagcgaatgCAGCGGCAtcggcagccgctgccgcccaAGATGGTCCCATGGATCTGAGCATGAAAACGTCGCGCAGTTCGGTGCACAGTTTCAATGACAGCGACGTGTGCAGCCTGCAGGATGAGCACGAGTTGGCGCCGCGTCGCAAATACTATCAGCTGGAGGCCGAATGCACCACCATCACCAACACCaccaacagctgcagcagcagtaccagcaccagcagcagcaacagctccacATCCTCCACAGAGGCAGCCGTTGCTGTCAAGCGGCAAAAGCTTAACCCCATTGGCGGTGAGTCGCCGCCGTTTGGCGGTTTCGCTGTGACCCACAATGCGTCCAGCGCCATGCGCAGCatctttgtgtgtgtctag
- the kni gene encoding zygotic gap protein knirps isoform X2: MNQTCKVCGEPAAGFHFGAFTCEGCKSFFGRSYNNISTISECKNDGKCIIDKKNRTTCKACRLRKCYNVGMSKGGSRYGRRSNWFKIHCLLQEHEQAAAAAAGKGPGHATGSPMSSPGFGDLAAHLQQQQQQHQQQQQQQHQHQQQQQRHPHLPPLLGYTGYHLPEHFGARHPADAAAAAAALPFFSMMATPQSAFQLPPHLLFPGYHASAAAAAAADAAYRQEMYKHRQSVDSAASAESHSRYTPPTVATVPQQSQPQPAASPIDVCLGADDDVQSQHSHSHSHSQSQSPHTIHTPVAIRATPPQQLLPGLTTASHSSSASPTPSKSQSSSPLSFTAKMQSLSPVSVCSIGGETAAANAAASAAAAAQDGPMDLSMKTSRSSVHSFNDSDVCSLQDEHELAPRRKYYQLEAECTTITNTTNSCSSSTSTSSSNSSTSSTEAAVAVKRQKLNPIGGESPPFGGFAVTHNASSAMRSIFVCV; the protein is encoded by the exons ATGAATCAGACGTGCAAAGTGTGCGGTGAGCCAGCGGCGGGCTTTCATTTCGGCGCCTTCACATGCGAGGGTTGCAAG TCCTTCTTTGGACGTTCGTACAACAACATAAGCACCATTAGCGAGTGCAAGAACGATGGCAAATGCATCATTGATAAGAAGAACCGGACCACGTGCAAGGCCTGCCGTTTGCGCAAGTGCTACAATGTGGGCATGTCCAAGGGCGGCTCGCGCTATGGACGTCGCTCCAACTGGTTCAAAATACACTGTCTGCTGCAGGAGCACGAACAAGCAGCCGCTGCGGCAGCTGGCAAGGGGCCGGGTCATGCCACTGGCTCGCCCATGAGCTCACCCGGATTTGGTGACTTGGCCGCGCatctgcagcaacagcagcagcagcatcaacagcagcaacagcaacagcatcagcatcaacagcaacaacagcgtcaTCCACATCTGCCGCCGCTGCTTGGCTATACCGGCTATCATTTGCCGGAACACTTTGGTGCACGTCATCCGGCTgatgcagccgctgccgccgccgcattGCCCTTCTTCAGCATGATGGCCACACCACAATCGGCATTCCAGCTGCCGCCGCACTTGCTATTCCCGGGCTATCATGCCAGCGCTGCTGCGGCGGCCGCTGCGGATGCTGCCTATCGCCAGGAGATGTACAAGCATCGCCAGAGCGTGGACTCTGCTGCCTCGGCCGAGTCGCACAGCCGCTACACGCCGCCAACTGTGGCAACAGTGCCTCAGCagtcacagccacagccagcgGCATCGCCCATTGACGTCTGCCTGGGCGCTGACGATGATGTGCAGTCACAGCATagccacagtcacagtcacagtcagagtcagagtccACACACCATACACACGCCAGTTGCCATACGCGCCACGCCgccgcaacagctgctgcctggTTTGACGACCGCCTCGCACTCCAGCTCCGCCTCGCCCACACCCAGCAAATCGCAGAGCAGCAGCCCATTGAGCTTTACGGCTAAAATGCAATCACTTTCACCTGTCTCCGTGTGCTCCATTGGCggagaaacagcagcagcgaatgCAGCGGCAtcggcagccgctgccgcccaAGATGGTCCCATGGATCTGAGCATGAAAACGTCGCGCAGTTCGGTGCACAGTTTCAATGACAGCGACGTGTGCAGCCTGCAGGATGAGCACGAGTTGGCGCCGCGTCGCAAATACTATCAGCTGGAGGCCGAATGCACCACCATCACCAACACCaccaacagctgcagcagcagtaccagcaccagcagcagcaacagctccacATCCTCCACAGAGGCAGCCGTTGCTGTCAAGCGGCAAAAGCTTAACCCCATTGGCGGTGAGTCGCCGCCGTTTGGCGGTTTCGCTGTGACCCACAATGCGTCCAGCGCCATGCGCAGCatctttgtgtgtgtctag